In Promicromonospora sp. Populi, one genomic interval encodes:
- a CDS encoding alpha/beta fold hydrolase, giving the protein MNTDTSQRAHAALPQQPPHGATYEPYAALVAGTPVRDADVEVGGARAHVRVYGAVDAPRRLVFLHGLRGDHHGLEPIVAHLVRRRPDLQVWVPDLPGFGASAPLDDGVHDVAGYAAWTAELLAEVAPEGDAVLAGHSFGSIVAAATVAAPLPGATAPAAPPVRALVLVNPIATAALAGPRRALSAVTVGVHRLAAALPERLGTGLLRHPLFTRIASVAMVTSDDRELRRWIHAEHDRYFSGFADRRTLLEAFYASVGTDVGAYAGRISAPTLLIASENDDVAPLPSQRVLQAALADARLVVVPQIGHLAHYEAPDDVARETAEFLAALEAASVPDEQ; this is encoded by the coding sequence ATGAATACCGACACGAGCCAGCGCGCCCACGCGGCGCTGCCGCAGCAGCCGCCGCACGGCGCGACGTACGAACCGTACGCGGCGCTGGTCGCAGGCACACCCGTACGCGACGCGGACGTGGAGGTCGGGGGCGCCCGAGCACACGTCCGTGTGTACGGCGCGGTTGACGCACCGCGGCGTCTGGTGTTCCTGCACGGGCTGCGCGGGGACCACCACGGCCTGGAGCCGATCGTCGCCCATCTCGTCAGGCGACGCCCTGACCTGCAGGTATGGGTGCCGGACTTGCCCGGGTTCGGCGCTTCGGCGCCGCTCGACGACGGTGTGCACGACGTCGCCGGCTACGCCGCGTGGACCGCCGAGCTGCTCGCCGAGGTCGCACCCGAGGGTGACGCCGTGCTGGCCGGGCACTCCTTCGGGTCGATAGTGGCGGCCGCTACCGTGGCCGCGCCGCTCCCCGGTGCGACGGCGCCTGCCGCCCCTCCCGTGCGTGCGCTCGTGCTGGTCAACCCCATCGCGACGGCGGCGCTCGCCGGGCCCAGACGGGCGCTGAGCGCGGTGACGGTAGGGGTGCACCGGCTCGCCGCGGCGCTGCCCGAACGCCTCGGCACGGGGCTGCTTCGTCACCCGTTGTTCACCCGAATCGCGAGTGTGGCAATGGTCACGTCGGACGACCGGGAGCTGCGGCGCTGGATCCATGCGGAGCACGACCGCTACTTCTCCGGCTTCGCCGACCGGCGCACGCTGCTGGAGGCCTTTTACGCCTCCGTAGGCACCGACGTCGGGGCCTACGCGGGGCGCATCAGCGCGCCAACGCTGCTGATCGCGTCCGAGAACGACGACGTCGCGCCGCTCCCGTCCCAGCGGGTCCTGCAGGCGGCGCTCGCCGACGCGCGGCTCGTCGTCGTCCCGCAGATCGGGCACCTCGCGCACTACGAGGCGCCGGACGACGTGGCCCGGGAGACCGCCGAATTTCTCGCGGCTCTGGAGGCCGCGAGCGTGCCGGATGAACAGTGA
- a CDS encoding glycosyltransferase, with the protein MNLPGTPRTILIGAETYPPAVNGAARFAGSLATGLARRGYDVHVVAPSPTGRPVREERDGVVLHGLRSRRYPSHANLQVCLPWETRRGVTQILEEIRPDVVHTNGSFILGRAVVDAAHKAGLPLVATNHLMPENLVGYLLVPGAMHRTVGRWLWQDIGRVYAKADVVTAPTPRAVDLLAQHAGLSHAIPVSNGIDTDLYPTRTREDSAEPTVLFVGRLDQEKRVDEIIRAFALLPADLPGRLEIIGTGAKAEEWTALAASSGVAHRVRLRGYVPDDELRTAYSEADVFCMPGVAELQSLVTLEAMSSGLPVVAADAMALPHLVRPGVNGWLYTPGDVRELANRLGDLLADAGLRRRMGAASRELVAAHAVDGTLDAFEGIYEKVRALRETPAAA; encoded by the coding sequence GTGAACCTGCCTGGTACTCCCCGCACGATTCTGATCGGCGCCGAGACCTATCCGCCCGCCGTCAACGGAGCCGCCCGGTTCGCCGGAAGCCTGGCCACCGGCCTGGCGCGGCGGGGGTACGACGTGCACGTCGTCGCACCGTCGCCCACCGGCCGGCCGGTGCGCGAGGAGCGCGACGGGGTCGTGCTGCACGGCCTGCGCTCCCGGCGGTACCCGTCGCACGCGAACCTGCAGGTGTGCCTGCCGTGGGAGACGCGCCGCGGGGTCACGCAGATCCTCGAGGAGATCCGGCCCGACGTCGTGCACACCAACGGCAGCTTCATCCTCGGCCGCGCGGTCGTGGACGCGGCACACAAGGCCGGCCTGCCCCTGGTGGCCACCAACCACCTGATGCCGGAGAACCTGGTCGGCTACCTGCTGGTGCCCGGCGCGATGCACCGCACGGTCGGGCGCTGGCTCTGGCAGGACATCGGCCGGGTCTACGCGAAGGCCGACGTCGTCACGGCGCCCACCCCGCGCGCCGTCGACCTGCTGGCGCAGCACGCCGGCCTGAGCCACGCGATCCCGGTGTCCAACGGCATCGACACCGACCTGTACCCGACCCGGACCAGGGAGGACAGCGCCGAGCCGACCGTCCTGTTCGTGGGCCGGCTAGACCAGGAAAAGCGGGTCGACGAGATCATCCGGGCCTTCGCCCTGCTGCCCGCGGACCTGCCGGGCCGGCTCGAGATCATCGGCACCGGCGCGAAGGCCGAGGAATGGACGGCGCTCGCCGCCTCCTCCGGCGTCGCCCACCGGGTCCGGCTCCGCGGGTACGTGCCCGACGACGAGCTGCGCACCGCCTACTCCGAGGCCGACGTGTTCTGCATGCCGGGAGTGGCGGAGCTGCAGAGCCTGGTCACGCTCGAGGCGATGTCCTCCGGCCTGCCCGTGGTCGCCGCCGACGCGATGGCGCTGCCGCACCTGGTGCGGCCGGGCGTCAACGGCTGGCTCTACACCCCTGGCGACGTGCGCGAGCTGGCGAACCGGCTCGGCGACCTCCTGGCCGACGCCGGGCTGCGCCGCCGCATGGGCGCGGCCAGCCGGGAGCTGGTGGCGGCGCACGCCGTGGACGGGACCCTCGACGCGTTCGAGGGCATCTACGAGAAGGTCCGCGCCCTGCGCGAGACCCCGGCAGCCGCCTGA
- a CDS encoding Nramp family divalent metal transporter encodes MEKDNEVTSQPVAGSPASVDDDGAGLDGSIEKPRWRIIGPGLVVAATGIGAGDLVATMVAGSNYGYALLWAVILGVVVKIALVEGAGRWTLATGRTIFDGWKGLGLWAVVYFGIYVVVWGFSYGAAAMSGVGLSLNALFPAVDIRYWAMISGVAGLVLVWFGKYKPFENVMAVLIGVMFVTVVGSAALTTPNLGEIAAGLVPIIPEGAVLNTLGLAGGVGGTITLAAYGYWLTEKGWVTPRWMRVMRIDNAWAYFMSGVFVVSMLIVGAELLFSAGMAVADGEEGLVDLADVLAQRYGSFMAPLFLVGFFAATFSSILGVWHGVSLMFADFVATMRNLPSDDRRRGAGGTYYRIYILWLTFPPMALLFLDRPILLVVVYGALGSLFMPFLALTLLILMNSKAVPQRWRNRWWVNVILVLVAAMFLVLGGNELVKAVAPLFGG; translated from the coding sequence ATGGAAAAGGACAATGAGGTCACTTCGCAACCTGTGGCCGGGAGTCCGGCATCCGTCGACGACGACGGCGCCGGGCTGGACGGGTCCATCGAGAAGCCCCGCTGGCGGATCATCGGCCCAGGCCTCGTCGTCGCGGCCACCGGCATCGGTGCCGGTGACCTCGTCGCCACGATGGTCGCGGGCAGCAACTACGGCTACGCCCTGCTGTGGGCGGTGATCCTCGGCGTCGTCGTGAAGATCGCCCTGGTGGAGGGTGCGGGCCGCTGGACGCTCGCCACCGGCCGCACCATCTTCGACGGCTGGAAGGGGCTCGGCCTGTGGGCCGTCGTCTACTTCGGCATCTACGTCGTGGTGTGGGGCTTCAGCTACGGCGCCGCCGCGATGTCCGGTGTCGGCCTCTCGCTGAACGCCCTGTTCCCGGCCGTCGACATCCGGTACTGGGCGATGATCTCCGGCGTCGCGGGCCTGGTGCTGGTCTGGTTCGGCAAGTACAAGCCGTTCGAGAACGTCATGGCCGTCCTCATCGGCGTCATGTTCGTCACCGTGGTGGGCTCGGCGGCGCTGACGACGCCGAACCTCGGCGAGATCGCGGCCGGCCTTGTGCCGATCATCCCCGAGGGCGCGGTGCTGAACACGCTGGGCCTCGCGGGCGGCGTCGGCGGCACCATCACCCTGGCCGCCTACGGCTACTGGCTCACCGAGAAGGGCTGGGTGACACCCCGCTGGATGCGCGTCATGCGCATCGACAACGCGTGGGCGTACTTCATGTCGGGCGTGTTCGTGGTCTCGATGCTGATCGTGGGCGCGGAGCTCCTGTTCTCGGCAGGCATGGCGGTGGCCGACGGCGAGGAGGGCCTCGTCGACCTCGCGGACGTGCTCGCCCAGCGGTACGGGTCCTTCATGGCGCCGCTGTTCCTGGTCGGGTTCTTCGCCGCGACGTTCTCGTCGATCCTCGGCGTCTGGCACGGCGTGTCGCTCATGTTCGCCGACTTCGTCGCGACCATGCGCAACCTGCCGAGCGACGACCGGCGCCGTGGTGCCGGCGGCACCTACTACCGGATCTACATCCTGTGGCTGACGTTCCCGCCGATGGCGCTGCTGTTCCTCGACCGGCCGATCCTGCTCGTCGTGGTCTACGGCGCGCTGGGCTCGTTGTTCATGCCGTTCCTCGCGCTGACGCTGCTGATCCTGATGAACTCGAAGGCCGTGCCGCAGCGGTGGCGCAACCGCTGGTGGGTCAACGTGATCCTGGTCCTGGTGGCAGCGATGTTCCTGGTTCTCGGCGGGAACGAGCTGGTGAAGGCGGTGGCGCCGCTCTTCGGCGGCTGA